One Peptostreptococcus equinus genomic window carries:
- the rsfS gene encoding ribosome silencing factor: protein MQTVEEILVSIYDSIEDKLGQDTVILNIGKVSSLCDYFVISSGGSSRQVKAIADSIEDDLAELGIEPRGKEGKDTQSWILLDYGDILVHIFDEENRGFYNLEKLWKDAPYINIEEMRKNI from the coding sequence ATGCAAACAGTTGAAGAAATATTAGTATCGATTTATGACTCAATAGAGGATAAATTAGGACAAGATACAGTAATACTGAATATAGGAAAAGTATCAAGTTTATGTGATTATTTTGTAATTAGTTCAGGGGGTTCAAGCAGACAGGTGAAAGCTATAGCAGATAGCATTGAAGATGATTTAGCAGAACTTGGAATTGAGCCAAGAGGTAAAGAAGGAAAAGATACTCAGTCTTGGATATTATTAGATTATGGTGATATATTAGTTCATATTTTTGATGAAGAAAATAGAGGATTCTATAATTTAGAAAAATTATGGAAGGATGCACCTTATATAAATATAGAGGAAATGAGAAAAAATATTTAA
- the yqeK gene encoding bis(5'-nucleosyl)-tetraphosphatase (symmetrical) YqeK — MDKSEMIARLDQYLPEKRIRHSLNVAKSAIKLAKLNDCSQEKAEIAGILHDTAKYIKLADVEGFCKKYNIYLDEMEKNSTALSHSALGAYIAMYDFGIEDQEILGAIRYHTTGRANMTKLEEVILLADLIEDERDYPGVDELRELSYKGEIDQAIAKSFDNTISLLIKKKSLIHLRTIEARNFYVKKLKEKAKLSRRELENK, encoded by the coding sequence ATGGATAAATCGGAAATGATAGCCAGATTGGACCAATATCTTCCAGAAAAACGAATACGCCATTCATTAAATGTAGCCAAGTCTGCTATTAAATTAGCTAAATTAAATGATTGCAGTCAAGAAAAAGCTGAAATAGCTGGTATATTGCATGATACTGCAAAATATATAAAGCTTGCTGATGTAGAAGGATTTTGCAAAAAATATAATATATATTTAGACGAAATGGAGAAAAATTCTACAGCTCTGTCTCATAGTGCTTTAGGAGCATACATAGCGATGTATGATTTTGGTATTGAAGATCAGGAAATATTGGGAGCAATCAGATATCATACTACTGGCAGGGCAAATATGACTAAGTTGGAAGAAGTAATATTACTTGCTGATTTAATAGAAGATGAAAGGGATTATCCAGGAGTAGATGAATTAAGGGAATTGTCTTATAAGGGAGAAATTGACCAAGCTATAGCTAAGTCTTTTGACAACACAATTAGCTTATTAATAAAGAAAAAATCATTAATACATCTTAGAACTATAGAAGCAAGAAATTTTTATGTAAAAAAGTTAAAAGAAAAAGCAAAATTATCTAGAAGAGAACTAGAAAATAAATAA
- the nadD gene encoding nicotinate-nucleotide adenylyltransferase → MISLNDRLLLSHKVNAEKIQAFKANKKKSKIGIMGGSFNPIHNAHLATAEFIRDKYDLDKVMFVPTGDPPHKKQILDKKHRYNMVILATLKNEDFFVSNYEVKLDGEKSYTVDTLRHIKDTYPNEELYYITGSDSLNTIETWKEFEKIFENTKFIAAMRPGINLLETQENIERFRKEYNADIEMLYVPSLEISSTYIRSRLKSSNSIKYLVPSRVEEYIYTNKLYGGVKK, encoded by the coding sequence ATGATTTCGTTGAATGATAGATTACTCTTGTCACATAAAGTAAATGCAGAGAAAATACAAGCATTTAAAGCCAATAAAAAAAAATCTAAAATAGGCATTATGGGAGGTTCATTTAATCCAATACATAACGCACATTTAGCAACAGCAGAATTTATCAGAGATAAATATGATTTGGATAAGGTGATGTTTGTACCGACAGGAGATCCTCCACATAAAAAACAAATATTAGATAAAAAGCATAGATATAATATGGTAATACTTGCAACACTGAAAAATGAAGATTTTTTTGTATCAAATTATGAAGTTAAATTGGACGGAGAAAAGTCATATACTGTAGATACTCTTAGACATATAAAAGATACATATCCAAACGAAGAATTATACTATATTACTGGATCAGATTCATTGAACACTATTGAAACTTGGAAAGAATTCGAAAAAATATTTGAAAATACTAAGTTTATAGCAGCGATGAGACCAGGTATAAACTTATTAGAAACACAGGAAAATATAGAAAGATTTAGAAAAGAATATAATGCAGATATTGAAATGCTTTATGTTCCGTCTCTAGAGATTTCATCTACTTATATTAGAAGTAGATTAAAAAGTTCTAATTCAATAAAGTATTTAGTTCCGAGTAGGGTTGAAGAATATATATATACTAATAAGCTATATGGAGGTGTAAAAAAATAA
- the recX gene encoding recombination regulator RecX: MPNISAIEYQKRNKDRINLFVDGQYFMSMYVQMVYKYSLKIGDEIDKDKMGQIIKADNLEKAKNIALNFISRSEKSESKIREKLEDKFDDEIIQEVLEFLKKYSFLDDKRFAKRIMNNSLNFKRVGKNRIKQDLYNKGIKSSDIENIIDQVDYSQELDNAIYLAEKKYNKIKETDKFKVRNKIYQYLAYRGFSYEIINKAVRHIENQNNIL; this comes from the coding sequence ATGCCAAATATAAGTGCTATAGAGTATCAAAAAAGAAATAAAGACAGGATAAATTTATTTGTAGATGGACAGTATTTTATGTCTATGTATGTTCAAATGGTGTACAAATACTCATTAAAGATAGGTGATGAAATCGATAAGGACAAGATGGGTCAAATAATTAAGGCAGATAATTTAGAAAAAGCTAAAAATATAGCTCTAAATTTTATATCTAGATCTGAAAAGTCTGAATCAAAAATTAGAGAAAAATTGGAAGATAAATTTGATGATGAAATAATACAAGAGGTATTAGAATTTCTAAAAAAATATTCTTTTTTAGATGATAAAAGGTTTGCAAAAAGAATAATGAATAATAGCTTAAATTTTAAGAGAGTAGGAAAAAATAGAATAAAACAAGATCTCTACAATAAAGGTATAAAAAGTTCTGATATTGAAAATATAATTGATCAAGTAGATTATAGTCAGGAATTAGATAATGCAATTTATTTAGCTGAAAAAAAATACAATAAGATTAAAGAAACTGACAAATTTAAAGTTAGAAATAAAATATACCAATATTTAGCATATAGGGGTTTTTCTTATGAGATTATTAATAAAGCCGTAAGACATATAGAAAATCAAAATAATATTTTATAA
- a CDS encoding ribonuclease Z, with protein MVNITMLGCGGNVPSPSRFCSCSLINYKGKKILIDCGEGTQISMKNLGTGFKGIDLVLITHLHGDHINGLLGLLSSLGNAEKRDPLIIVGPKGIKRAIKAMMILWEGLPYGLNVIENPIGKFSVNMPIYNEIEIDVLELEHSVECLGYSLYFKRNRSFSVKKALFNNVPKSLWKNLQKGQTFYYNNKTYTPDMVLDKERKGIKLTYVTDTRPIKEIETFAKDSSIFICEAMYSDDMDIGKAVKNKHMTFRETCNLANKSNSKKLLLTHFSPSVSKPELFEDFTKSLFKNSIIAYDGITIEIPYED; from the coding sequence ATGGTAAACATTACTATGTTAGGTTGCGGTGGAAATGTACCATCTCCAAGTAGATTTTGTTCATGTTCACTGATTAATTATAAAGGTAAAAAAATATTGATAGATTGTGGTGAAGGTACCCAAATTTCTATGAAAAATTTAGGGACTGGTTTTAAAGGTATTGATTTGGTACTCATTACACACCTTCATGGTGACCATATCAACGGACTACTTGGCCTATTATCCTCTTTGGGAAATGCCGAAAAAAGGGATCCATTGATAATAGTAGGACCAAAAGGTATTAAAAGAGCTATAAAAGCTATGATGATTTTATGGGAAGGACTACCTTATGGGTTGAATGTAATAGAAAATCCAATAGGCAAATTTTCTGTTAATATGCCTATTTACAACGAAATTGAAATTGATGTATTGGAATTAGAGCATTCTGTTGAATGTCTAGGATATAGTTTATATTTTAAGAGAAATAGATCTTTTTCTGTTAAAAAAGCTCTATTCAACAATGTTCCAAAAAGTCTTTGGAAAAATCTTCAAAAAGGTCAAACTTTTTACTACAATAATAAAACATATACTCCTGATATGGTCCTTGATAAGGAGAGAAAGGGTATAAAATTAACTTACGTTACCGATACTAGGCCAATAAAAGAAATTGAAACATTTGCAAAAGATAGCTCAATTTTTATATGTGAGGCTATGTATTCAGACGATATGGATATTGGAAAAGCTGTAAAAAATAAACATATGACTTTTAGAGAAACATGTAACCTGGCAAACAAATCCAATTCTAAAAAATTACTATTAACACATTTTTCGCCTTCAGTAAGTAAACCAGAATTATTTGAAGATTTTACTAAATCTTTATTCAAAAATTCTATTATAGCTTATGACGGAATAACTATTGAAATACCATACGAAGATTAG
- a CDS encoding ribonuclease E/G — protein MREFYIERFINSSKLAVLEDGKIEELIIDDKVSNISVKDVYSGKVVKLLKSMDACFIDIGNSQLAYLKYPKNKKIYENDRLLVQVIKLAKGDKKPSLSLEISLSGRYLVYIPDNSKLVFSNKIEKKEEIDRLKKIMEEISPSNQSFLLRTNAINASKKEIKEDLTILLDRYQKIEKKFNETNDLSLIYSDSNSVDKYIQEHLNRDLNKIVYYDCYENRQIRNIVKSIDNSYLDKLEKSNSIDVFRDYGIENKIEKYLKKTIHLKSGSWFTVEFTEAMTIIDVNSGKYIGHSNYENTIFRVNKECAREIANQIIVRNLYGIILVDFIDMKDEKQRQEVIDIMIKYLSKSSIKFNIHGFTKLGIMEISRRREGNSLHSYYFDCNKYVKEAVTYSINYIVDHLERKIIHDIVHTKNNNLIELNINKEEYDFIISNRPMVFGDFENKYNIKVEINKI, from the coding sequence ATGAGAGAATTTTATATAGAAAGATTCATAAATTCTTCAAAATTAGCCGTGCTTGAGGATGGAAAAATTGAAGAATTAATAATAGATGATAAAGTATCAAATATTAGTGTCAAGGATGTTTATTCCGGAAAAGTAGTTAAATTATTAAAATCTATGGATGCATGCTTTATTGATATTGGTAATTCTCAACTAGCTTATTTAAAATATCCAAAAAATAAAAAAATTTATGAAAATGATAGGTTGCTTGTTCAAGTAATTAAGCTGGCAAAAGGAGATAAAAAACCAAGTCTTAGTCTAGAAATAAGTTTATCTGGAAGATATCTAGTTTATATACCAGATAATTCTAAACTAGTTTTTTCCAATAAAATTGAAAAAAAAGAAGAGATAGACAGATTAAAAAAAATAATGGAGGAAATATCGCCGAGTAATCAATCTTTTTTGTTGAGAACTAATGCCATAAATGCTAGTAAAAAAGAAATAAAAGAAGATTTGACCATATTGTTAGATAGATATCAAAAAATAGAAAAAAAGTTCAATGAAACAAATGACTTAAGTCTTATTTATTCAGATTCAAATTCAGTAGATAAATATATTCAAGAACATTTAAATAGAGACTTAAATAAGATTGTTTACTATGACTGCTATGAAAATAGGCAAATAAGAAATATAGTTAAATCAATTGATAATTCATATCTTGATAAATTAGAAAAGTCAAATTCAATAGATGTATTCAGAGATTATGGAATTGAAAATAAGATTGAAAAATATTTAAAAAAGACAATTCATTTAAAATCTGGATCATGGTTTACTGTCGAATTTACTGAGGCTATGACGATAATTGATGTCAATTCTGGCAAATATATAGGACATAGCAATTATGAAAATACAATTTTTAGAGTTAATAAAGAGTGTGCTAGGGAAATTGCAAATCAAATAATAGTTAGAAATCTATATGGTATAATTTTAGTCGATTTTATAGATATGAAAGATGAAAAACAGAGACAAGAAGTAATTGATATTATGATTAAATATCTTTCTAAATCATCTATAAAATTTAATATACATGGTTTTACTAAGTTAGGAATAATGGAAATATCAAGAAGACGTGAAGGAAATTCTCTACACTCCTATTACTTTGATTGTAATAAATACGTAAAAGAGGCCGTAACTTATTCAATTAACTATATAGTTGACCATTTAGAAAGAAAGATTATACATGATATTGTACATACTAAAAATAATAATTTAATTGAGCTTAATATAAATAAAGAAGAGTATGATTTCATTATTTCAAACAGACCAATGGTATTTGGCGACTTTGAAAATAAATATAATATAAAAGTTGAAATTAATAAAATATAA
- a CDS encoding TIGR03936 family radical SAM-associated protein: MSKTFRIKFIKVGDMIYISHLDLQRLLQRVFRRAKIKIEYSNGYNPHPKISYGNALALGIESYGEYLDIEIEDEDIKGDELLDRLNLALPNGIEFLKCVELEQGEKALAANIEFGDYIFVIENINKYSKEQVDKYIGELLQKEEINLEKLNKKKKLVQVDIRPLIKKLYLFDINQDEISIGALLATGSRQNLNTNIFIPLLLKYLNIDLDPLDVHIIRKDLYFYSNGRLVNPL, translated from the coding sequence ATGTCAAAAACTTTTAGAATAAAGTTTATAAAAGTAGGTGATATGATTTATATATCACATTTGGATTTACAAAGGCTACTTCAAAGAGTGTTTAGAAGAGCCAAAATAAAAATAGAATATTCAAATGGTTATAATCCGCATCCTAAAATAAGTTATGGTAATGCATTAGCTTTGGGAATTGAAAGTTATGGTGAGTATTTGGATATTGAGATAGAAGATGAAGATATTAAAGGTGATGAATTATTAGATAGATTAAATTTAGCACTTCCAAATGGAATTGAATTTTTAAAATGTGTAGAACTTGAACAAGGAGAAAAAGCACTTGCAGCAAATATAGAGTTTGGAGACTATATATTTGTAATTGAAAATATTAATAAATATTCAAAAGAACAAGTTGATAAATATATTGGAGAATTACTGCAAAAAGAAGAAATAAATTTAGAAAAGTTAAATAAAAAGAAAAAGTTGGTACAAGTTGATATTAGACCATTAATAAAAAAACTATACTTATTTGATATTAATCAAGATGAAATAAGTATAGGCGCACTTTTGGCTACTGGTTCAAGACAAAATCTAAATACTAATATTTTTATACCTCTTTTATTAAAATACTTAAATATTGATTTGGATCCTTTAGATGTTCATATAATTAGAAAAGATTTATATTTCTATAGTAATGGGCGCTTAGTGAATCCTTTATAG
- a CDS encoding TIGR03960 family B12-binding radical SAM protein — protein MKRVDLKKILKRVEKPSRYIGNELNTTHKDTRSVDLIRYAHCFPDLYEIGMSHLGSHILYNSINLDEDIFCERVYAPALDMEEQMRENNIGLFALESREEIRYFDFVAFTLQYEMCYTNILNMMDLAGIPKLRTDRKNGDPFIMVGGSCAYNSEPLSDFVDIVVLGEGEELNLEVINEYKKWIREKPYENGKNREDFYQRIVGIDGVYIPSYYEFEYYEDGMIKEFNKINPIAPDKVRKRIINDMDRVEYPEKLIVPYIETVHDRIVLELFRGCTRGCRFCQAGMIYRPIREKSFERLKEIVNNMIDNTGYDEISLSSLSTSDYSAIDDITDYLVDNFADENIGVSLPSLRLDNFSMELAEKVQQVRKTGLTFAPEAGTQRMRNVINKGVHENDLYDALSKAFSMGWHSVKLYFMIGLPTETYEDLDGIRELAYQAIDVYKEINGPRLGGKFNVTVSTSTFVPKPFTPFQWHGQDTNQMVKDKQNYLKDRLKHGCIKYAYHDSQTSLMEAVFARGDRRLGKVLLDAYNMGAKFDGWGQHFNLEIWLKAMEKNNLDPSFYAHRQREYDEKFPWDHVDVGVTKEFLIRENELAKQATETKDCRGGCNACGVNTNDIGRGLC, from the coding sequence TTGAAGAGAGTTGATTTAAAAAAAATCCTTAAAAGGGTAGAAAAACCATCTAGATATATTGGTAATGAGTTAAATACAACTCATAAAGATACTAGAAGCGTAGATTTAATCAGGTATGCACATTGCTTTCCTGACTTATATGAAATAGGTATGAGTCACCTTGGAAGTCATATTTTATATAACTCTATAAATTTAGATGAAGATATATTTTGCGAAAGAGTATATGCTCCTGCACTAGATATGGAAGAGCAGATGCGAGAGAATAATATAGGCTTATTTGCATTAGAATCAAGAGAAGAAATTAGATATTTTGATTTTGTAGCCTTTACACTTCAGTATGAAATGTGCTATACAAATATATTAAATATGATGGATTTGGCAGGTATACCAAAGCTTAGAACAGATAGAAAAAATGGAGATCCTTTTATAATGGTAGGAGGATCATGTGCTTATAATTCTGAGCCTTTATCTGACTTTGTAGATATTGTTGTGCTTGGTGAAGGAGAGGAATTAAATTTAGAAGTAATTAATGAGTATAAGAAATGGATAAGAGAAAAGCCTTATGAAAATGGAAAAAATAGAGAAGATTTTTATCAAAGAATTGTAGGGATTGATGGAGTATATATACCATCATATTACGAATTTGAATATTATGAAGATGGTATGATTAAAGAGTTTAATAAAATAAATCCTATCGCTCCAGATAAAGTAAGGAAAAGAATAATAAATGACATGGATAGAGTAGAATATCCGGAAAAGTTAATTGTACCTTATATAGAAACAGTCCACGATAGAATAGTATTGGAACTTTTTAGAGGTTGTACTAGGGGGTGTAGATTTTGCCAGGCAGGAATGATATATAGACCTATCAGAGAAAAATCTTTTGAAAGATTAAAAGAGATAGTAAATAACATGATAGATAATACTGGATATGATGAGATTTCTTTATCATCTTTGAGCACTAGTGACTATTCTGCTATAGATGATATAACTGATTATCTAGTGGATAACTTTGCTGATGAAAATATTGGAGTGTCGTTACCTTCGCTTAGATTGGATAATTTCTCTATGGAACTTGCTGAAAAGGTTCAACAAGTAAGAAAAACAGGACTGACATTTGCACCAGAAGCAGGAACTCAGCGTATGAGAAATGTAATAAACAAAGGGGTACATGAAAATGATCTGTACGATGCTCTATCAAAGGCTTTTTCAATGGGATGGCATAGTGTTAAATTGTATTTTATGATTGGTCTACCAACAGAGACATATGAAGATTTGGATGGAATTAGAGAGTTAGCCTATCAGGCTATAGATGTATATAAGGAAATAAATGGTCCAAGATTGGGTGGTAAATTTAATGTGACAGTAAGTACTTCAACATTTGTGCCAAAACCTTTTACTCCTTTCCAATGGCACGGACAAGATACAAACCAAATGGTAAAAGATAAACAAAACTATTTAAAAGATAGATTAAAACACGGATGTATAAAATATGCTTATCATGACTCTCAAACAAGTTTAATGGAAGCTGTATTTGCAAGAGGTGATAGAAGGCTCGGAAAAGTACTGCTTGATGCCTATAATATGGGAGCGAAATTTGATGGTTGGGGTCAGCATTTCAATTTAGAAATCTGGTTAAAAGCTATGGAGAAGAATAATTTAGATCCAAGCTTTTATGCACATAGACAAAGAGAATATGATGAAAAATTTCCTTGGGATCACGTAGATGTAGGAGTAACGAAGGAGTTTCTTATTAGAGAAAATGAGTTAGCAAAGCAGGCAACTGAAACAAAGGATTGTAGAGGCGGGTGTAATGCTTGTGGTGTAAATACTAATGATATAGGAAGGGGGCTTTGTTAA
- the rodA gene encoding rod shape-determining protein RodA, whose protein sequence is MKRIDYNKKFRFLKSIDWKLTLIVSSIFIYGLIVLSSATHANVTGDFTQIYKQLTAFIIGIIIIAVILLFDYNNIGKYHRTLYIVSILLLAVVMIPGVGNTQFGAKSWIKIGSFNFQTSELVKTTFTLCFASVVDKNKKTINDPKTLLKLIGYMAPFIILLLLQPDLGTAIVFMFISFFMIYSAGLDNKILRKILIALLILTPIMFLFMAPHQRVRITNFFNPESSTNYQVLQSMIAIGSGGLLGKGLYNGSQNQENFLPVRDSDFIFAVIGEELGLIGMLVMLILFALLITRLLMIAKKSKNSYGTYIVMGITGMFVYQVIQNIGMTVGLMPVTGVTLPFVSYGGSSLLTSMANIGIVLNIFLRRRNTNLFKLK, encoded by the coding sequence ATGAAAAGAATAGATTACAATAAAAAATTTAGATTCCTTAAATCCATAGATTGGAAATTAACTTTAATTGTTAGTTCAATATTTATATATGGCCTGATTGTGCTTAGTAGTGCAACGCATGCTAATGTAACAGGTGATTTTACACAGATATATAAACAGTTGACAGCGTTTATTATAGGCATAATTATAATAGCTGTAATCCTTCTTTTTGACTACAATAATATTGGTAAATATCATAGGACATTGTACATAGTCAGTATTTTACTTTTGGCAGTAGTAATGATACCAGGAGTAGGAAATACACAGTTCGGTGCTAAATCGTGGATTAAGATTGGATCATTTAATTTTCAAACATCTGAACTTGTAAAAACAACATTTACATTATGTTTTGCAAGTGTTGTAGACAAAAATAAAAAAACTATTAATGACCCGAAAACACTTTTAAAACTTATAGGTTATATGGCACCTTTTATAATACTTTTACTGTTACAACCAGATCTTGGAACAGCTATAGTATTTATGTTTATAAGCTTTTTCATGATTTACAGTGCTGGATTAGACAATAAAATACTTAGAAAAATATTAATAGCTTTACTAATATTGACTCCTATAATGTTTTTGTTTATGGCTCCCCATCAAAGAGTGAGAATAACTAACTTCTTTAATCCAGAGTCATCTACAAATTATCAGGTATTACAATCAATGATTGCGATTGGATCAGGTGGTTTATTGGGTAAAGGGCTATATAATGGCTCACAAAATCAAGAAAATTTCCTACCAGTAAGAGATAGTGACTTTATTTTTGCTGTAATAGGTGAGGAGTTAGGTCTAATAGGAATGCTAGTAATGCTGATTCTATTTGCATTATTAATAACAAGATTATTGATGATAGCTAAAAAATCTAAAAACTCATATGGAACATATATAGTAATGGGTATCACAGGTATGTTTGTATATCAAGTAATACAAAACATTGGCATGACAGTTGGACTTATGCCAGTCACTGGTGTAACTCTACCATTTGTAAGTTATGGAGGTAGTTCATTACTGACATCTATGGCTAATATAGGCATAGTACTTAATATTTTTTTAAGAAGAAGGAATACAAATTTATTTAAGTTAAAGTAA